A genome region from Anopheles stephensi strain Indian chromosome 2, UCI_ANSTEP_V1.0, whole genome shotgun sequence includes the following:
- the LOC118517521 gene encoding LOW QUALITY PROTEIN: VPS35 endosomal protein sorting factor-like (The sequence of the model RefSeq protein was modified relative to this genomic sequence to represent the inferred CDS: deleted 2 bases in 2 codons), with product MATEWVCVQRQQDECRRYLDQFKVLDHPLKQSTITVLESRGTRGKVSTTANGVSLSSNNSAAMSAAALSLDPLTIAFDGSDPLSQFAKQQSTSLGKDPLSRMAAEMESSVSVPLSPLGSRNSLGKGKEPTNLLELDLIEPWAARRGAILNKYTTSEKLSIVTSFLTGGETIKPQTTMSEKVKYRLEQLDDFDDGSVRQMLDLSQQEYVVKIEQLNHELVQAWNQDQRVKALKIAIQCSKLLSDTSVIQFYPSKFVLITDILDIFGRLVYDRLRTKADYIHPGTREVTSLPESFTPDMVPESAKETCQNWFYKIASIRELLPRLYVEIAILRCYSFLAQDEFGLALRRLTKMIRGIGDPLVAIHARCYLCRVGMSLTLDRTYIGENLDDILAVYHTIFNGGIRSEIARHRITLNGYLSLYLPALDWILQGVAILTTDNQLDDILQRCKEKKNPALLLQSMMQSFRSDFIASRATHFVQILSSISVEGLSRGQLFRLLGSILSHTPPPTEQRAVVLASAMKTISSLGNVEEFMQCAEMWAQYTSQHFGLKEIDTFLGQVLQQMTPNRLYEQHYHELQVIVDKIVSNAQDVHGVLALDNFLPLLELFQKETMKLEVCKNVLTSYRNATAGDNALINDPIVTNALMYISRVLNDSVNALTGEDERRQISGLVCHFIRKVDFGRDFEQQLAFYVEARSVLSNLDSALSTLIHSVNRLATSTRRIVKGQHTQKTAAFVKACAAYCFITIPSIIDVRTRMELYLQSGQVALLNSCLQHADSCFEAALNLIPEMPRMVETDGKMQSTEGFIKTFVVNFLSTLVIVPDNPTQGVLYLLRLLLEVVPKYPFESTSSMLSGIYLHVLDFLSVAAQEVYPYHIVNVISNDELYGSDPKFIAEVNELCCTVCDKLLQHLKALLESNALRAQSELALDLFLKIITGADLSVDKMFTLTVNLWNLAVKNRSAIDPKQLQTVVMYTEHLAHITQVESQRQCLWLLLDKMKSRM from the exons ATGGCTACCGAATG GGTGTGCGTACAGCGTCAGCAGGACGAGTGCCGCCGCTATCTTGATCAGTTCAAGGTTCTAGATCATCCACTGAAACAATCGACGATAACG GTTCTGGAAAGCCGAGGAACTCGAGGCAAGGTTTCAACGACAGCGAACGGAGTCTCGCTGAGCAGTAATAATTCGGCAGCAATGTCTGCCGCAGCATTGTCGCTCGATCCGCTTACCATAGCTTTCGATGGATCGGATCCGTTGAGCCAGTTTGCAAAGCAGCAGTCAACATCGCTGGGTAAAGATCCGCTTTCCCGAATGGCGGCCGAGATGGAAAGCAGTGTCTCGGTTCCGCTGAGTCCGCTCGGCTCGCGAAACTCTCTGGGAAAAGGGAAAGAGCCAACCAACTTGCTGGAACTGGATCTCATCGAACCGTGGGCCGCCCGTCGGGGTGCGATTTTGAACAAATACACCACCTCCGAGAAGCTGTCGATCGTGACCAGTTTTTTGACCGGCGGCGAAACGATCAAACCCCAAACGACAATGTCGGAGAAGGTCAAATATCGATTGGAACAGCTGGATGACTTTGACGACGGTTCCGTGCGGCAGATGCTGGACCTCTCGCAGCAGGAATACGTCGTGAAGATCGAGCAACTAAACCACGAATTGGTGCAAGCGTGGAATCAGGACCAGCGCGTGAAAGCGCTCAAAATTGCGATCCAGTGCTCGAAGCTGCTGTCCGACACGTCCGTCATCCAGTTTTACCCGTCGAAGTTTGTCCTCATCACCGACATTCTCGACATTTTCGGTCGGCTCGTATACGACCGGCTGCGCACGAAGGCCGACTACATCCATCCGGGCACGCGCGAAGTGACCTCGCTGCCGGAAAGCTTTACCCCAGACATGGTGCCGGAATCGGCGAAAGAAACGTGCCAAAACTGGTTCTACAAGATCGCTTCCATCCGCGAGCTGCTGCCACGACTGTACGTCGAGATAGCCATTTTGCGCTGCTACAGCTTTCTGGCCCAAGACGAGTTCGGTCTGGCGTTGCGCAGG CTGACGAAAATGATCCGTGGCATTGGTGATCCGCTGGTGGCGATCCACGCCCGCTGCTATCTGTGCCGAGTGGGCATGAGTCTAACACTCGATCGGACGTACATTGGCGAAAATCTAGACGACATTCTGGCGGTCTACCACACCATCTTTAACGGTGGAATCCGGTCGGAGATTGCGCGCCACCGCATCACACTGAACGGATACCTTTCCCTGTATCTCCCGGCGCTCGATTGGATTTTGCAAGGGGTGGCCATTCTGACGACGGACAACCAGCTGGACGATATTTTGCAGCGCTgtaaggagaagaaaaatccgGCCCTGCTCCTTCAATCGATGATGCAATCGTTCCGCTCGGATTTCATCGCCTCCCGGGCTACGCATTTCGTGCAGATCTTGTCCTCCATCTCGGTGGAAGGCCTTTCGAGGGGACAGCTGTTCCGC TTGCTGGGAAGCATCCTGAGTCACACGCCACCGCCCACCGAACAGCGGGCAGTGGTACTCGCGAGCGCCATGAAGACGATCAGCTCGCTGGGCAATGTGGAGGAGTTTATGCAGTGTGCCGAGATGTGGGCCCAGTACACTAGTCAACATTTCGGA CTGAAAGAGATCGATACCTTCCTCGGACAAGTGCTCCAGCAGATGACCCCGAACCGGCTGTACGAGCAACACTACCACGAACTGCAGGTCATAGTGGACAAAATCGTTTCGAATGCTCAAGACGTGCACGGCGTACTGGCACTG GACAATTTTCTACCGCTGCTGGAACTATTCCAAAAGGAGACCATGAAGCTGGAGGTTTGCAAGAATGTGCTCACCAGCTATCGCAATGCAACGGCCGGCGATAATGCACTCATCAACGATCCGATCGTCACCAATGCTCTCATGTACATCAGCCGGGTGTTGAATGATTCCGTCAA CGCTCTCACCGGCGAAGATGAACGGCGACAAATCAGCGGTCTCGTGTGTCACTTCATTCGCAAGGTAGACTTTGGGCGTGACTTCGAACAGCAACTTGCCTTTTACGTCGAGGCACGCTCGGTGCTGTCCAACCTCGATTCAGCCCTTTCCACACTCATACATTCGGTCAACCGGCTGGCGACAAGCACGCGACGCATCGTGAAGGGCCAGCACACGCAAAAGACGGCCGCCTTCGTGAAGGCCTGCGCCGCCTACTGCTTCATCACAATCCCATCCATCATCGACGTACGTACGCGCATGGAGCTGTATCTACAGTCTGGGCAGGTTGCGCTGCTGAATAGCTGCCTCCAGCATGCCGATTCCTGCTTCGAAGCTGCACTCAATCTAATCCCCGAGATGCCCCGGATGGTGGAAACCGACGGGAAGATGCAATCGACGGAAGGATTCATTAAAACGTTCGTCGTCAATTTTCTGTCCACACTCGTCATAGTGCCG GATAATCCAACCCAGGGAGTGCTGTACTTGCTGCGCCTCCTGCTGGAAGTCGTACCAAAGTATCCCTTCGAGTCGACATCGAGCATGCTTTCCGGCATCTACCTGCACGTGCTCGACTTTCTGTCCGTGGCGGCACAGGAGGTGTACCCGTACCATATCGTAAACGTAATCTCCAACGACGAGCTGTACGGATCCGATCCGAAATTCATCGCGGAAGTGAACGAGCTGTGCTGCACGGTATGCGATAAGCTGCTGCAGCATCTGAAGGCACTGCTGGAATCGAACGCACTGCGAGCGCA